From Pseudomonas arsenicoxydans:
AATTTGTGTGGATAACATTTCAGTGGGAGGAATGATGAAAGCACCTTGGAATTTCGATCGTTTCCTGCCCCTCGCCGGACGCCTGCTCGCCCGGGGCCGTTTACCGACCCTGTTGTTTGCCGTCGCCAGCAAAGGCGCAAGTCAAGGCAACCGACTGGGTAAGCTCAAAGACGATCTGCGCTTGTTGCAGGCCCTCTGCCTGGCCTACTGGCGCGGCGAGTACCGCGCCATCAGCCCGAAGGCGATGATCTCGGTGGTGGCCGGCCTGATGTACTTCCTCAGTCCGGTGGATGCGATCCCCGATTTCATCCCGGTATTTGGCATGCTCGATGACATCGCCGTGCTGGCCTGGCTGATGAAAGTTCTCGACGATGAACTCAACGGGTTCCGCGCCTGGCGCAATCGTCAGCAGCCGGAGAAGCTCGCGGTGGTCGAACGCCTCCCTGACACCCCTGAGCAACTTCAGCTCCAGGGACCGAAAAAAGCCTGATTTTAAGGGACATCGCCCCTATTTCATGCCCCCGCGCGACCTTGGCCGCTGTTAGGATTACACTTCTAGGGAAAAGTGCCGACTCGCTAAGTGTCGTTGTCCTACGGGGAAGTCATGGATATCCAGATAATCACACGCGAAGGCGAGCCCGAATATGCGGTTTTGCCGTGGGCTCAGTATCAGGCTCTACTGAAAGCAGCAGGCATTAACGAACAACCGGTGCCCGACGCACCGGTACGTCAGGCAGTATCACCAGACCAGATTTTGCCCGGTCTGGATCAACTACGCAGTTTGCGCGAAGGGAAGGGCATCGCCATCGAGGCGCTGGCCCGCACGGTAGGCATCAGCCCGTCTTATCTGGCCTTGATCGAAAGTGGCGAGCGTCAACCCGACGCTGCGATTCGCCGCAGCCTGGCCTGGGAATTGACGGTGCCAGGGTGGAGGGACGAATCGTGAGCGTACGCATCAGTCGTCAACATTGGGACGGGTTGCTGGGTGAGCTGGATCAGGCGCGCCGCCAGCGACATCTTTTGACTTACCGAGCCTTGCTGGAACGTTTGCAATTGCCCACGCCGGCCATGCAAACCCTGACCGCAGCGCTCGAGCATCTGGCAGCGCTGGACGCCAAGGCCGAGCAGCCGCTGCGCAGCTCGCTGGTGATCAGCCAGGGCGCCAGTCGCCTGCCACGTACCGGCTTTTTCGAGTGCGTCGAACGTCTGGGGCGATTCTCCGGGCCGTCCGACGGCGTTGCTGCCGCCTCGTGGCACGCCTCGGAAGTGGTGCGAGTCTTCGAATACGAATACCCCGAATCAGCGGAGGCCTGAGTGTTTTTAAATCTCAAGGCACGGGCCTCCTACTGGCTGGCCCGCCGGCTGTTTCACTGGTCATGGTTCGTGCGACAGCCACGGGGCTGGAGCTGGCTCGAAGGCCAGTTCGCGCGCATGGCCAACCTGGGCGACGTCGGCGCGCAAAGCTTCTATGGCCACATCCTGACCTTTCGCGGCGTCGGCCTTGGCGCTCGTGAGGAAGGCGTGCGATTGCTGCGCCTGGCGGCGTTGGCGGGGGATGGCAAGGCTGCGTATCAAGTAGGCGTGATCAGTTTGGCGGGAACGCCGAGCAAGGCGCCGGACCCGGTGGAAGCGGCGCGGTTTTGGAACATGGCGGCGAAGGCCGGGCACCCGTTGGCTGAGCTTAAATTGAAAGAGCTTGCGTCTCGGGATGCTGCGAAATAACCCGATCGTTTGCGTTTCTGACCGTTCGTGACGTATTAGAGAATTGCCCTACGCCAAGATCGTCCATTCCTGACTTCTTTCCGAATTCATCCCCCGCAAAGTCCTGCGTGTTTATTTCTGTGTAAGCCTGTCGGAGATTTCCTTCGAGTTGTAGCGGCTTTCATGAACTGGTGCGAAGTCAGTTCACCCGATAGCCTTTGATGGTCACTGAGAACTCAGTGGTGGGGTGTAGGAACCCTTTCAGCATCGGTATCGCGTAAGCGTCGAAACCTGATTTGCGGCTGTCCATGTGCGTCCGTAAAATCTGTTGCGGCGGCTGTGCGCGGGCACGCTTCGGCGTGGTCGAGTCTCCGATGCTCGGTATTCCTACCCCGCGTATAGCTGCCACCCAAGCCTGTAGGAAGGCTTTTGGCAGCTCTCATTGTCATCGGAAGGTCGCAAATGCCAACACTTCATCCTGATCCACCCTACGAAAAACCAATTGCTCACCCCAAAAGCCGCTTCATGGCGCTAACCAGCAACTGCAGCGACATGCCCACCCTGTTCGTCGACACCCACGCGCCGCTCGATATCTTGACCGACGCTGCCCGCTACCGAATCCGAGCCGTCACCCAAGTGCTGGAGAACCTTTCCATGCGCGGTTCGGTTGAGTGCGACTCCATGATTCTCAGCGACTTCGCGCTGCTCTGCGCCATTCCATTGCGCGATGGCTGTGATGTGCTGGATGTGGTTGGGCGGCGGTTGGGGGCGCAGTCGGCGGGGTAGCAGGTAAGCAATTTTAGAAGCCTGAACAGACGCTTTCGCGGGACTAGTCGGATCGCGAAAGCGTCAGCCCAATCACCGCTGCCCCATGCACAACTCCTCGTACTGCCCGGGCGCCACCAAACTATCAATCACATGCACGCTATACCCCGGCACATTCTTCGCGTGATGTTTGGCCTGCGAGGCCATCTCCGCCAACTGGCTCGCATCGAGTTGTCCACAGGCCTGTGGATGCAAATGCACCACGCCGATTGACAGTGACAGCAGTGGAAACTCCTGACGCAGGCCCTGACGGTTTGGGGCGATAAAGCAGCCGGCTTCCAGGTGTTCGCTGCGGTAGAAGCGCCGGCACTGGCTCTGGAAGTCGTCGAGCAGTTGATTCAGGCGCTTACGCCAGTCTTGCGGGCCAAGCACCATCAAAAAGTCGTCACCACCGATATGGCCGACGAAGTCGCGGGACGGGTCGACGCGGTCGTTCAGGCATTGCGCCAGGCACAGGAGGACTTCATCGCCACGACCGTAGCCGTAGATGTCGTTGAAGGGTTTGAAACTGTCGATGTCGACGTAGCAGATCACCGATTCGCGCTGCTGTTGCAGCAGCCGGGTCAGGCACTGCTGGATGGGCACGTTACCCGGCAGCAAGGTCAGCGGGTTGGCGTAGCGGGCTTGCTGGATTTTCAGTTCGGTAATCAGCTTGAGCACATCGATCACCCGACCCAATCCCAGATAACCGCCGTCGAGGGTGATGATGAAATCCTCTTCGATACGCTGTCGGGCGCGACTGGTTATCAGGCGGCTGACCTGTTGCAGCGACTGGCTCATTTCCACGGCGAGAAAATCATCGTTCATCAAACGGCTGATCGGCTTGCGGGCGAACAGGTCGGTGGCAAAGGGCTTGAGCAGCGCGTCCGAGAGCGAATGCCGGTGGACGATGCCACAGGGATGGCCTTGCGCGTCGAGCACCGCCAGCGAGTTCAGGTTGGCCTGGCGGCGAAAGGCTTCCAGCACGGTGGCCGTCGGCGTATCGCGGGTTACGGCCGGTTGCTCGTTGAGCAAGGCGCTGAGGTCGCTGCCTTCGTCGTTCAGCGCCACGGCGGTGCTGTCGTGTTTGGGCATCAAGGCACGGGCATCGCGAGGTGGATGCTCCTGAGGGCGACACAGCAAATAGCCCTGGACCAGATCCACGCCCATCTCGGTCAACACCGCAAGCTCTTCGGGCAGCTCGATGCCTTCGGCGATCACTTTTGCCCGCGAGGCCTTGGCGATTTGCAGGATCGAACCGACGAATTCGCGCTTGAGCGCGTCCTGGTGGATGCCGTCGATGAAGTGCCGGTCGATCTTCACGTAGTCCGGACGCAACTCGGACCACAGGCGCAAACTCGAGTAACCCGCGCCCAAGTCATCCAGCGCAATGGAAAACCCCATCGCCCGATAGTGATGCAGGGCGTTTTGCAGCAATTGAAAATCATCGGTTGGGGTTTGTTCGGTGAGTTCGATCACCACCTGATCTGGCGGAATACCGAAATCCTGGAGCAATTGCAGGGTACGACCGGGCTGGTGAGCGGCTTCGAGCAGCGATTCGGGCGACACGTTGAGGAACAGTTTGCCCGGCAGTTGTTGGTCGTTGAAGCGCCGGCAGGCACTTTCCCGGCAAGCGATTTCCAGCTCGCTCAAGCGACCGGCCTGGCGCGCTACGGCGAACAATGCGATGGGGGAGTGCAGCGGACTGTTTGACGGGCCACGAGTGAGGGCTTCATAGCCGACAATGCGCCGCTCAGAGAGGGAAATGATCGGCTGGAACAGGCTGTGCAAACCGCTTTGAGCCAGTATTGAACTCAACGCACTCAGCTGTTCGGTCGTGGTCATGGCGTTCTCTGGCGATAAAAAAAGGACTGGGAGCTGCTCTCTGTTTAAGAGGTGCTCCCAGCCCTTTATTTCACGACAGAATGATGACTATTTGATGACGCTCCGGGGAGCGTCAGCATTAAATTGCCATCAGCCCCTTAGTGCTTGGCAACCGCCGTGTTGAGTTTCAAGTAATCCAGCAGAATCCGCCCGGTCTCGCTCAGGTAGGCATCGTCTTCTGGCTTGGTCTTGTCAGGCTCGGCCGCGATCGCGTCTTCGTCTTCTTTCTTCAGCTCTTTGAGCGGCTCTTCGCCCTTGGCCTTGCGACGGATGTTTTCCATCGCCAGTTGCTTGGCTTCGATATCGGCGTGTTGTGCACGGCGATCGGCTTCATTGAGGCTGACGGTTTTTTCGGCCATCAGCTTCTGGGCCAAGGCCAGCTTGTCACGGATGAACACGAACTCCGCGTCCTTGGCCGAGCGCACGTCATGCTCGGACTTGAGCTGCGTGATGTACGGTTTGAAGGGGTCGACCGCTGGCTTGATCGCGGCTTTGATGGTGTCCCACGGCATGGCTTCCGGCAGGGCACTTTCACCGATTTCCTTGGTGTCGATGATCGACGGGTAATCGATGTCCGGCAGGACGCCCTGGTGCTGGGTGCTCTGGCCGGAAACCCGGTAGAACTTGGCCAGGGTCAGTTTCAGTTCGCCATGGTTCAGCGGCTGAATGGTCTGCACGGTGCCTTTGCCGAAGGTCTGGCCGCCGATGATCAGTGCGCGGTGGTAGTCCTGCATGGCGCCGGCAAAAATCTCCGAAGCCGAGGCGGACAAGCGGTTGACCAGCAACGCCATTGGGCCTTT
This genomic window contains:
- a CDS encoding YkvA family protein, whose protein sequence is MKAPWNFDRFLPLAGRLLARGRLPTLLFAVASKGASQGNRLGKLKDDLRLLQALCLAYWRGEYRAISPKAMISVVAGLMYFLSPVDAIPDFIPVFGMLDDIAVLAWLMKVLDDELNGFRAWRNRQQPEKLAVVERLPDTPEQLQLQGPKKA
- a CDS encoding helix-turn-helix domain-containing protein; its protein translation is MDIQIITREGEPEYAVLPWAQYQALLKAAGINEQPVPDAPVRQAVSPDQILPGLDQLRSLREGKGIAIEALARTVGISPSYLALIESGERQPDAAIRRSLAWELTVPGWRDES
- a CDS encoding SEL1-like repeat protein; translated protein: MFLNLKARASYWLARRLFHWSWFVRQPRGWSWLEGQFARMANLGDVGAQSFYGHILTFRGVGLGAREEGVRLLRLAALAGDGKAAYQVGVISLAGTPSKAPDPVEAARFWNMAAKAGHPLAELKLKELASRDAAK
- a CDS encoding bifunctional diguanylate cyclase/phosphodiesterase, producing MTTTEQLSALSSILAQSGLHSLFQPIISLSERRIVGYEALTRGPSNSPLHSPIALFAVARQAGRLSELEIACRESACRRFNDQQLPGKLFLNVSPESLLEAAHQPGRTLQLLQDFGIPPDQVVIELTEQTPTDDFQLLQNALHHYRAMGFSIALDDLGAGYSSLRLWSELRPDYVKIDRHFIDGIHQDALKREFVGSILQIAKASRAKVIAEGIELPEELAVLTEMGVDLVQGYLLCRPQEHPPRDARALMPKHDSTAVALNDEGSDLSALLNEQPAVTRDTPTATVLEAFRRQANLNSLAVLDAQGHPCGIVHRHSLSDALLKPFATDLFARKPISRLMNDDFLAVEMSQSLQQVSRLITSRARQRIEEDFIITLDGGYLGLGRVIDVLKLITELKIQQARYANPLTLLPGNVPIQQCLTRLLQQQRESVICYVDIDSFKPFNDIYGYGRGDEVLLCLAQCLNDRVDPSRDFVGHIGGDDFLMVLGPQDWRKRLNQLLDDFQSQCRRFYRSEHLEAGCFIAPNRQGLRQEFPLLSLSIGVVHLHPQACGQLDASQLAEMASQAKHHAKNVPGYSVHVIDSLVAPGQYEELCMGQR